From the Salmo trutta chromosome 2, fSalTru1.1, whole genome shotgun sequence genome, one window contains:
- the LOC115161792 gene encoding rho GTPase-activating protein 23 isoform X3: MRTKTQQAKGRNDGVLSSNENTRSLASGEVEGVAWQGPRTVLLQKNSQGFGFTLRHFIVYPPESSLHNNLKDEENGNGNGKGCQRGRLEPMDTIFVKSVREKSPAHQAGLCTGDRLIKVNGESVLGKTYSQVIALIQNSENVLELCIMPKDEDVLQLVSAYSQDAYLRGNEPYTGGAQHIPDPPPLCYPRAKPASTAPLPPNHQSPLDNWHCRPSPVNLASPLDNRSAAVNVTQTSGRPRGSGENEEDGGGHFGSSAGQEGDWRPSLGQNRGRSSSAVSALDFHFANHNAAIASATLPHMPARKGSLPATRAHSDAMCHQALSDWYYSQAEAAERMSPRHRSISQDRLAELGLGLALGPGGAGGPGSNSMSSMAHRDHGVSQETLLLHHQAAAASHDSYWLGGWGGVSGPGSRSCSESLLAAYASYERNYGRSQETLAQAAALVSPHCERAPAWPSQGAKEQDEDLGNHHTVTATTAATLATAPSVGRQTQQQQVAEPQTQSRRLEEEELVGYKSYSPSFCRKAGHLLQQAHSFREPTYIGPHLNWAPSAKTSPSDCEGGWIGGGMVVPRPSSTPAVIPSSSEDERVRLGEERGESRETLSPLPLGQEVVLRQKPPMGRRTPVHALRHPLYALPVDSAEPPVGLLPSPNTPTAGTPSPDCGGTRMGDSLRRPNGSLQPHHSTPDSLASIPFIDDPISPSADLRARHVPACSVVSSSSAPCPLVSSLPCALTSSTTTVSPVTLSSSTSPLVKLRSQDSSSIKSRRSSYLLAITTERSKSCDEGLNTFREEGRVFSRLPKRVKSFFTDGSLESLRAAEEARSKRHSTSELGTITFSDVRKDGWLHYKQILTEKGKKVGGGMRPWKRVFSVLRSHCLLLYKDKREAVLHGAGAGPGHGEDEHPPISIRGCLIDIAYSETKRKHALRLTTQDFCEYLLQAEDRDDMLGWIRVIRENSKTDNEELGFSRQALISKKLNDYRKQTTTGNKPDTSPRAHRMMPPFLLAKTDNAFINRSSSKDESKGPWGIIMKKAKKTGPKVFGVRLEDCQPAVNNKFVPLIVELCCGLVESMGLEYTGVYRVPGNNAMVSNLQEQLNKGLEINITEERWQDLNVISSLLKSFFRKLPEPLFTDDKYNDFIDANRLEDSGNRLKSMKKLIHDLPDHYHHTLKFLVCHLKTVADHADKNKMEPRNLALVFGPTLVRTSEDNMTDMVTHMPDRYKIIETLILHHDWFFSDGEVDKDEKAPVDIKRDMQPVPNIDHLLSNIGRTGVPGSEASDSTTSDSPKDKSTWGSKKDLSARDFLPLSIISAVTRKRKIRPISRPLSSSTDEDSEHEPIKASNYGVGGGAKEDEEERVGKGCAPNGTEKVEEKGDEKCRKRIEAKQQSDRGREKEGEGKKEESAWAKDKERVASSKPHPNSFLYTHYQPTTTSPSPPVEPSVSPHSKLPGLARGRSAVPSWLSPSRQPSPSQLYNTQKTQQPQLEQQPLPVQYRKTRGGRARPQSMNLDMVMGKGEGEGGVGRRGDRVKVVRATTEVQRHRSSSVGVPQGCVVASLKVQRSSRLASALAPSPVSSLSPPLPSSSFSPSWTDQGSLGSTVVMRRSALEPRDKRKAWRRHTVVV; the protein is encoded by the exons atgaggaccaaaacgcagcag GCTAAAGGGCGGAATGATGGCGTCCTGTCATCCAATGAGAACACTCGGTCGCTGGCGTCGGGCGAGGTTGAGGGCGTGGCGTGGCAGGGCCCTCGTACGGTGCTCCTGCAGAAGAACTCCCAGGGCTTCGGCTTCACGCTGCGCCACTTCATTGTGTACCCGCCAGAGTCCTCCCTCCACAATAACCTCAAG GATGAGGAGAATGGAAACGGCAATGGAAAAG GTTGTCAAAGGGGTCGTCTGGAGCCCATGGACACCATCTTTGTAAAGAGTGTGAGGGAGAAAAGCCCTGCACACCAAGCTGGCCTGTGTACAGGGGACAGACTGATAAAGGTGAATGGGGAAAGTGTATTAGGGAAGACCTACTCTCAGGTGATCGCGTTGATCCAgaacag CGAGAATGTTCTGGAGCTCTGCATCATGCCAAAAGATGAGGATGTGTTGCAGTTGGTAAGT GCGTACTCTCAGGATGCCTACCTGAGAGGAAATGAGCCATACACGGGAGGGGCGCAGCATATCCCCGACCCTCCCCCACTCTGCTACCCCCGTGCCAAGCCCGCTTCCACGGCCCCCCTGCCACCCAACCACCAAAGCCCCCTGGACAACTGGCACTGCCGCCCCAGCCCTGTTAACCTAGCATCCCCCTTGGACAACCGCTCTGCCGCGGTTAACGTAACTCAGACCTCCGGCAGGCCCAGGGGTTCGGGAGAAAACGAGGAGGATGGCGGAGGCCATTTTGGCTCCTCGGCAGGACAAGAGGGAGATTGGCGGCCATCTTTGGGGCAGAACCGCGGGCGCTCGTCGTCGGCCGTCAGTGCACTGGATTTCCACTTTGCCAACCACAACGCCGCCATCGCCTCTGCAACCCTGCCCCACATGCCCGCCCGGAAGGGAAGTTTACCGGCTACGCGTGCCCACAGCGACGCCATGTGCCACCAGGCACTGTCGGACTGGTACTACAGCCAGGCAGAGGCGGCTGAGCGCATGTCCCCTCGACACCGGAGCATATCCCAGGATCGGTTAGCCGAGCTGGGGTTGGGCTTAGCTCTGGGGCCTGGTGGCGCTGGAGGTCCTGGGTCTAACTCTATGTCCTCCATGGCTCACAGAGACCACGGCGTTTCCCAAGAAACTCTGCTGCTCCACCACCAGGCAGCAGCCGCCTCCCACGATTCCTATTGGCTGGGAGGCTGGGGGGGAGTGTCCGGGCCAGGGAGCCGTTCGTGCTCGGAAAGCCTGCTGGCGGCGTACGCATCGTACGAACGCAACTACGGGCGCTCGCAGGAGACGCTAGCCCAGGCGGCTGCGCTGGTGTCGCCGCACTGCGAGAGAGCCCCCGCCTGGCCGTCGCAGGGTGCCAAGGAGCAGGACGAGGACTTGGGAAACCACCACACGGTTACAGCCACGACCGCAGCCACACTGG CCACAGCCCCCTCCGTTGGTCGGCAGACCCAGCAGCAGCAGGTGGCTGAGCCCCAGACCCAGAGCAGGAGGTTGGAGGAAGAGGAGCTGGTGGGTTACAAGAGCTACAGCCCCTCCTTCTGCCGCAAGGCCGGCCACCTCCTCCAACAGGCCCACTCCTTCAGAGAACCCACCTACATCGGACCCCACCTCAACTGGGCACCCAGTGCCAAAACTAGCCCCTCAGACTGCGAGGGAGGCTGGATAGGAGGGGGGATGGTAGTTCCTCGTCCTTCCTCCACCCCGGCCGTCATCCCTTCTTCGTCGGAGGATGAGAGAGTGCggctgggggaggagaggggggagtcgAGGGAGACATTGTCCCCCCTCCCTCTGGGCCAGGAGGTGGTGCTGAGACAGAAGCCCCCTATGGGGCGTCGGACCCCCGTGCACGCCCTTCGTCACCCCCTCTACGCCCTCCCAGTGGATTCGGCCGAGCCCCCCGTCGGGCTGCTGCCCTCCCCAAACACCCCCACTGCAGGGACACCCTCGCCCGACTGTGGGGGTACCAGAATGGGGGACAGTCTAAGGAGGCCCAACGGTAGCCTGCAACCCCACCACAGCACACCCGACTCCCTGgcctctattccctttatag ATGACCCCATCAGCCCTAGCGCTGACCTACGTGCCCGCCACGTACCCGCCTGCTCCGTGGTGTCCTCCTCCAGTGCCCCGTGCCCTCTTGTGTCCTCTTTGCCCTGtgccctcacctctagtaccacTACTGTCTCCCCtgtcaccctctcctcctctacctcccccctcgtCAAGCTCCGCTCCCAGGACAGCA GCAGTATCAAAAGCCGCCGTTCCTCCTACCTGCTGGCCATTACCACGGAGCGCTCCAAGTCATGTGACGAGGGCCTCAACACCTTCCGGGAGGAAGGCCGTGTCTTCTC GAGACTACCAAAAAGGGTCAAGAGCTTTTTCACTGATGGG TCTCTGGAGAGTCTGCGTGCTGCAGAGGAGGCGCGGTCGAAACGTCACTCCACCTCCGAGCTGGGGACCATCACCTTCAGTGACGTACGCAAGGACGGCTGGCTTCACTACAAACAGATCCTCACAGAGAAGGGAaaa AAGGTGGGCGGCGGTATGCGTCCGTGGAAGCGCGTCTTCTCCGTGCTGCGCTCCCACTGCCTTTTGCTCTACAAAGACAAGCGGGAGGCGGTCCTCCATGGAGCGGGAGCGGGACCCGGCCATGGGGAGGACGAGCACCCTCCAATCAGCATCCGCGGCTGCCTGATTGACATTGCCTATAGCGAAACCAAGCGTAAGCACGCTCTGAGGCTGACCACTCAGGACTTCTGTGAGTACCTGTTGCAGGCGGAGGACAGAGATGACATGCTGGGCTGGATCCGGGTGATCAGAGAGAACAGCAAGACAGACAACGAG GAGCTGGGTTTTTCTAGACAAGCACTCATCAGCAAGAAGCTCAATGACTACAGGAAACAAAC TACAACAGGCAATAAGCCAGACACCTCTCCCAGGGCCCATCGCATGATGCCCCCCTTCCTCCTGGCCAAGACAGACAACGCTTTCATAAACCGCTCCTCCAGCAAGG aTGAGAGCAAGGGTCCATGGGGAATCATTATGAAGAAAGCAAAGAAGACAGGCCCCAAGGTGTTTGGAGTGCGACTTGAGGACTGTCAACCTGCTGTTAACAACAAG ttTGTCCCTCTGATTGTGGAGCTGTGCTGTGGGCTGGTGGAGAGCATGGGTCTGGAGTACACTGGCGTCTACAGGGTGCCGGGCAACAATGCCATGGTGTCCAACCTGCAGGAGCAGCTCAACAAGGGCCTGGAGATCAACATTactgaggag AGATGGCAGGACCTGAATGTGATCAGCAGTCTCCTCAAGTCCTTCTTTAGGAAACTCCCAGAACCCCTGTTCACTGATG ACAAGTATAATGACTTTATTGATGCCAACCGGCTAGAGGACTCAGGGAACAGGCTGAAGAGCATGAAGAAACTG atcCACGATCTTCCAGACCACTATCACCACACTCTAAAGTTCCTGGTCTGTCATCTGAAGACAGTGGCGGATCACGCCGACAAGAACAAG ATGGAGCCCAGGAACCTGGCTCTAGTGTTTGGTCCCACTCTGGTGCGTACCTCAGAGGACAACATGACCGACATGGTCACCCACATGCCCGACCGCTACAAGATCATCGAGACGCTCATCCTGCAT CACGACTGGTTCTTCAGTGATGGAGAGGTGGATAAGGATGAAAAG GCCCCTGTGGATATTAAGAGGGATATGCAACCGGTCCCCAACATCGATCACCTGCTCTCCAACATCGGGAGAACAGGGGTGCCTGGAAGTGAGGCTTCAG ATTCCACCACCAGCGATTCACCTAAGGATAAG AGCACATGGGGTTCCAAGAAGGACCTGAGTGCCAGGGACTTCCTCCCGTTGTCAATCATCTCCGCCGTCACCCGGAAACGCAAGATACGCCCCATCTCCCGCCCCCTGAGCAGCAGCACCGACGAAGACTCCGAACATGAGCCAATCAAAGCCAGCAACTACGGGGTAGGGGGAGGAGCcaaggaagatgaggaggaaaggGTTGGAAAAGGATGCGCCCCTAATGGAACTGAGAAAGTGGAGGAAAAGGGAGACGAGAAGTGTAGGAAGAGGATAGAGGCAAAACAGCAAtctgacagaggaagagagaaggagggagaagggaagaaaGAAGAGAGTGCATGGGCGAAAGATAAAGAAAGGGTGGCATCCTCCAAACCTCATCCTAACAGCTTCCTCTACACACACTACCaacccaccaccaccagcccTAGCCCCCCAGTAGAGCCCTCAGTCTCCCCACATTCGAAGCTCCCCGGCCTGGCCCGAGGACGCTCCGCTGTCCCCTCCTGGCTCTCCCCCTCCAGACAGCCCAGCCCTAGCCAACTTTATAACACCCAGAAAACACAACAGCCCCAGTTGGAACAGCAGCCACTGCCAGTGCAGTATAGGAAGACAAGGGGAGGAAGGGCAAGGCCTCAGTCAATGAATTTGGATATGGTGATGGGTAAGGGGGAGGGCGAGGGGGGAGTTGGGAGACGGGGAGATAGGGTGAAGGTGGTAAGAGCCACAACAGAAGTGCAACGTCACCGCAGCAGTTCAGTTGGTGTTCCTCAGGGGTGTGTTGTCGCATCCCTCAAAGTTCAAAGGAGTTCACGCCTAGCCTCTGCTCTAGCCCCAtctccagtctcttctctctctccccctctcccttcctcctccttttccccTTCATGGACAGATCAGGGGTCCCTTGGTTCTACTGTTGTCATGCGGAGGTCGGCCCTGGAGCCTCGAGACAAGCGGAAAGCCTGGCGCCGCCACACGGTTGTGGTCTAA
- the LOC115161792 gene encoding rho GTPase-activating protein 23 isoform X5, translating to MNGVTFCLVGIPPRSENEAKGRNDGVLSSNENTRSLASGEVEGVAWQGPRTVLLQKNSQGFGFTLRHFIVYPPESSLHNNLKDEENGNGNGKGCQRGRLEPMDTIFVKSVREKSPAHQAGLCTGDRLIKVNGESVLGKTYSQVIALIQNSENVLELCIMPKDEDVLQLVSAYSQDAYLRGNEPYTGGAQHIPDPPPLCYPRAKPASTAPLPPNHQSPLDNWHCRPSPVNLASPLDNRSAAVNVTQTSGRPRGSGENEEDGGGHFGSSAGQEGDWRPSLGQNRGRSSSAVSALDFHFANHNAAIASATLPHMPARKGSLPATRAHSDAMCHQALSDWYYSQAEAAERMSPRHRSISQDRLAELGLGLALGPGGAGGPGSNSMSSMAHRDHGVSQETLLLHHQAAAASHDSYWLGGWGGVSGPGSRSCSESLLAAYASYERNYGRSQETLAQAAALVSPHCERAPAWPSQGAKEQDEDLGNHHTVTATTAATLATAPSVGRQTQQQQVAEPQTQSRRLEEEELVGYKSYSPSFCRKAGHLLQQAHSFREPTYIGPHLNWAPSAKTSPSDCEGGWIGGGMVVPRPSSTPAVIPSSSEDERVRLGEERGESRETLSPLPLGQEVVLRQKPPMGRRTPVHALRHPLYALPVDSAEPPVGLLPSPNTPTAGTPSPDCGGTRMGDSLRRPNGSLQPHHSTPDSLASIPFIGSIKSRRSSYLLAITTERSKSCDEGLNTFREEGRVFSRLPKRVKSFFTDGSLESLRAAEEARSKRHSTSELGTITFSDVRKDGWLHYKQILTEKGKKVGGGMRPWKRVFSVLRSHCLLLYKDKREAVLHGAGAGPGHGEDEHPPISIRGCLIDIAYSETKRKHALRLTTQDFCEYLLQAEDRDDMLGWIRVIRENSKTDNEELGFSRQALISKKLNDYRKQTTTGNKPDTSPRAHRMMPPFLLAKTDNAFINRSSSKDESKGPWGIIMKKAKKTGPKVFGVRLEDCQPAVNNKFVPLIVELCCGLVESMGLEYTGVYRVPGNNAMVSNLQEQLNKGLEINITEERWQDLNVISSLLKSFFRKLPEPLFTDDKYNDFIDANRLEDSGNRLKSMKKLIHDLPDHYHHTLKFLVCHLKTVADHADKNKMEPRNLALVFGPTLVRTSEDNMTDMVTHMPDRYKIIETLILHHDWFFSDGEVDKDEKAPVDIKRDMQPVPNIDHLLSNIGRTGVPGSEASDSTTSDSPKDKSTWGSKKDLSARDFLPLSIISAVTRKRKIRPISRPLSSSTDEDSEHEPIKASNYGVGGGAKEDEEERVGKGCAPNGTEKVEEKGDEKCRKRIEAKQQSDRGREKEGEGKKEESAWAKDKERVASSKPHPNSFLYTHYQPTTTSPSPPVEPSVSPHSKLPGLARGRSAVPSWLSPSRQPSPSQLYNTQKTQQPQLEQQPLPVQYRKTRGGRARPQSMNLDMVMGKGEGEGGVGRRGDRVKVVRATTEVQRHRSSSVGVPQGCVVASLKVQRSSRLASALAPSPVSSLSPPLPSSSFSPSWTDQGSLGSTVVMRRSALEPRDKRKAWRRHTVVV from the exons GCTAAAGGGCGGAATGATGGCGTCCTGTCATCCAATGAGAACACTCGGTCGCTGGCGTCGGGCGAGGTTGAGGGCGTGGCGTGGCAGGGCCCTCGTACGGTGCTCCTGCAGAAGAACTCCCAGGGCTTCGGCTTCACGCTGCGCCACTTCATTGTGTACCCGCCAGAGTCCTCCCTCCACAATAACCTCAAG GATGAGGAGAATGGAAACGGCAATGGAAAAG GTTGTCAAAGGGGTCGTCTGGAGCCCATGGACACCATCTTTGTAAAGAGTGTGAGGGAGAAAAGCCCTGCACACCAAGCTGGCCTGTGTACAGGGGACAGACTGATAAAGGTGAATGGGGAAAGTGTATTAGGGAAGACCTACTCTCAGGTGATCGCGTTGATCCAgaacag CGAGAATGTTCTGGAGCTCTGCATCATGCCAAAAGATGAGGATGTGTTGCAGTTGGTAAGT GCGTACTCTCAGGATGCCTACCTGAGAGGAAATGAGCCATACACGGGAGGGGCGCAGCATATCCCCGACCCTCCCCCACTCTGCTACCCCCGTGCCAAGCCCGCTTCCACGGCCCCCCTGCCACCCAACCACCAAAGCCCCCTGGACAACTGGCACTGCCGCCCCAGCCCTGTTAACCTAGCATCCCCCTTGGACAACCGCTCTGCCGCGGTTAACGTAACTCAGACCTCCGGCAGGCCCAGGGGTTCGGGAGAAAACGAGGAGGATGGCGGAGGCCATTTTGGCTCCTCGGCAGGACAAGAGGGAGATTGGCGGCCATCTTTGGGGCAGAACCGCGGGCGCTCGTCGTCGGCCGTCAGTGCACTGGATTTCCACTTTGCCAACCACAACGCCGCCATCGCCTCTGCAACCCTGCCCCACATGCCCGCCCGGAAGGGAAGTTTACCGGCTACGCGTGCCCACAGCGACGCCATGTGCCACCAGGCACTGTCGGACTGGTACTACAGCCAGGCAGAGGCGGCTGAGCGCATGTCCCCTCGACACCGGAGCATATCCCAGGATCGGTTAGCCGAGCTGGGGTTGGGCTTAGCTCTGGGGCCTGGTGGCGCTGGAGGTCCTGGGTCTAACTCTATGTCCTCCATGGCTCACAGAGACCACGGCGTTTCCCAAGAAACTCTGCTGCTCCACCACCAGGCAGCAGCCGCCTCCCACGATTCCTATTGGCTGGGAGGCTGGGGGGGAGTGTCCGGGCCAGGGAGCCGTTCGTGCTCGGAAAGCCTGCTGGCGGCGTACGCATCGTACGAACGCAACTACGGGCGCTCGCAGGAGACGCTAGCCCAGGCGGCTGCGCTGGTGTCGCCGCACTGCGAGAGAGCCCCCGCCTGGCCGTCGCAGGGTGCCAAGGAGCAGGACGAGGACTTGGGAAACCACCACACGGTTACAGCCACGACCGCAGCCACACTGG CCACAGCCCCCTCCGTTGGTCGGCAGACCCAGCAGCAGCAGGTGGCTGAGCCCCAGACCCAGAGCAGGAGGTTGGAGGAAGAGGAGCTGGTGGGTTACAAGAGCTACAGCCCCTCCTTCTGCCGCAAGGCCGGCCACCTCCTCCAACAGGCCCACTCCTTCAGAGAACCCACCTACATCGGACCCCACCTCAACTGGGCACCCAGTGCCAAAACTAGCCCCTCAGACTGCGAGGGAGGCTGGATAGGAGGGGGGATGGTAGTTCCTCGTCCTTCCTCCACCCCGGCCGTCATCCCTTCTTCGTCGGAGGATGAGAGAGTGCggctgggggaggagaggggggagtcgAGGGAGACATTGTCCCCCCTCCCTCTGGGCCAGGAGGTGGTGCTGAGACAGAAGCCCCCTATGGGGCGTCGGACCCCCGTGCACGCCCTTCGTCACCCCCTCTACGCCCTCCCAGTGGATTCGGCCGAGCCCCCCGTCGGGCTGCTGCCCTCCCCAAACACCCCCACTGCAGGGACACCCTCGCCCGACTGTGGGGGTACCAGAATGGGGGACAGTCTAAGGAGGCCCAACGGTAGCCTGCAACCCCACCACAGCACACCCGACTCCCTGgcctctattccctttatag GCAGTATCAAAAGCCGCCGTTCCTCCTACCTGCTGGCCATTACCACGGAGCGCTCCAAGTCATGTGACGAGGGCCTCAACACCTTCCGGGAGGAAGGCCGTGTCTTCTC GAGACTACCAAAAAGGGTCAAGAGCTTTTTCACTGATGGG TCTCTGGAGAGTCTGCGTGCTGCAGAGGAGGCGCGGTCGAAACGTCACTCCACCTCCGAGCTGGGGACCATCACCTTCAGTGACGTACGCAAGGACGGCTGGCTTCACTACAAACAGATCCTCACAGAGAAGGGAaaa AAGGTGGGCGGCGGTATGCGTCCGTGGAAGCGCGTCTTCTCCGTGCTGCGCTCCCACTGCCTTTTGCTCTACAAAGACAAGCGGGAGGCGGTCCTCCATGGAGCGGGAGCGGGACCCGGCCATGGGGAGGACGAGCACCCTCCAATCAGCATCCGCGGCTGCCTGATTGACATTGCCTATAGCGAAACCAAGCGTAAGCACGCTCTGAGGCTGACCACTCAGGACTTCTGTGAGTACCTGTTGCAGGCGGAGGACAGAGATGACATGCTGGGCTGGATCCGGGTGATCAGAGAGAACAGCAAGACAGACAACGAG GAGCTGGGTTTTTCTAGACAAGCACTCATCAGCAAGAAGCTCAATGACTACAGGAAACAAAC TACAACAGGCAATAAGCCAGACACCTCTCCCAGGGCCCATCGCATGATGCCCCCCTTCCTCCTGGCCAAGACAGACAACGCTTTCATAAACCGCTCCTCCAGCAAGG aTGAGAGCAAGGGTCCATGGGGAATCATTATGAAGAAAGCAAAGAAGACAGGCCCCAAGGTGTTTGGAGTGCGACTTGAGGACTGTCAACCTGCTGTTAACAACAAG ttTGTCCCTCTGATTGTGGAGCTGTGCTGTGGGCTGGTGGAGAGCATGGGTCTGGAGTACACTGGCGTCTACAGGGTGCCGGGCAACAATGCCATGGTGTCCAACCTGCAGGAGCAGCTCAACAAGGGCCTGGAGATCAACATTactgaggag AGATGGCAGGACCTGAATGTGATCAGCAGTCTCCTCAAGTCCTTCTTTAGGAAACTCCCAGAACCCCTGTTCACTGATG ACAAGTATAATGACTTTATTGATGCCAACCGGCTAGAGGACTCAGGGAACAGGCTGAAGAGCATGAAGAAACTG atcCACGATCTTCCAGACCACTATCACCACACTCTAAAGTTCCTGGTCTGTCATCTGAAGACAGTGGCGGATCACGCCGACAAGAACAAG ATGGAGCCCAGGAACCTGGCTCTAGTGTTTGGTCCCACTCTGGTGCGTACCTCAGAGGACAACATGACCGACATGGTCACCCACATGCCCGACCGCTACAAGATCATCGAGACGCTCATCCTGCAT CACGACTGGTTCTTCAGTGATGGAGAGGTGGATAAGGATGAAAAG GCCCCTGTGGATATTAAGAGGGATATGCAACCGGTCCCCAACATCGATCACCTGCTCTCCAACATCGGGAGAACAGGGGTGCCTGGAAGTGAGGCTTCAG ATTCCACCACCAGCGATTCACCTAAGGATAAG AGCACATGGGGTTCCAAGAAGGACCTGAGTGCCAGGGACTTCCTCCCGTTGTCAATCATCTCCGCCGTCACCCGGAAACGCAAGATACGCCCCATCTCCCGCCCCCTGAGCAGCAGCACCGACGAAGACTCCGAACATGAGCCAATCAAAGCCAGCAACTACGGGGTAGGGGGAGGAGCcaaggaagatgaggaggaaaggGTTGGAAAAGGATGCGCCCCTAATGGAACTGAGAAAGTGGAGGAAAAGGGAGACGAGAAGTGTAGGAAGAGGATAGAGGCAAAACAGCAAtctgacagaggaagagagaaggagggagaagggaagaaaGAAGAGAGTGCATGGGCGAAAGATAAAGAAAGGGTGGCATCCTCCAAACCTCATCCTAACAGCTTCCTCTACACACACTACCaacccaccaccaccagcccTAGCCCCCCAGTAGAGCCCTCAGTCTCCCCACATTCGAAGCTCCCCGGCCTGGCCCGAGGACGCTCCGCTGTCCCCTCCTGGCTCTCCCCCTCCAGACAGCCCAGCCCTAGCCAACTTTATAACACCCAGAAAACACAACAGCCCCAGTTGGAACAGCAGCCACTGCCAGTGCAGTATAGGAAGACAAGGGGAGGAAGGGCAAGGCCTCAGTCAATGAATTTGGATATGGTGATGGGTAAGGGGGAGGGCGAGGGGGGAGTTGGGAGACGGGGAGATAGGGTGAAGGTGGTAAGAGCCACAACAGAAGTGCAACGTCACCGCAGCAGTTCAGTTGGTGTTCCTCAGGGGTGTGTTGTCGCATCCCTCAAAGTTCAAAGGAGTTCACGCCTAGCCTCTGCTCTAGCCCCAtctccagtctcttctctctctccccctctcccttcctcctccttttccccTTCATGGACAGATCAGGGGTCCCTTGGTTCTACTGTTGTCATGCGGAGGTCGGCCCTGGAGCCTCGAGACAAGCGGAAAGCCTGGCGCCGCCACACGGTTGTGGTCTAA